A genomic stretch from Thermovirga sp. includes:
- a CDS encoding TIGR00282 family metallophosphoesterase — translation MKVLFVGDIVGNPGRKTLAGLLPRVRAEWGPFDFIVANVENAAGGFGLTEKVMEELFRQGLDAMTSGNHIWDNREALPLLEAEKRLVRPANYPPSTPGTGSTVIEKKGLKLGILNLQGRVFMQPIDCPFRRADEELPLLEGLSVLVDIHAEATSEKRAMSLYLDGRVSAVLGTHTHVQTADEHILDGGTAYISDVGMTGGHGGVIGMDKEAIIHRFLTGMPTRFEVCKSDLRMNAVVIEIDEASGRSLSITRLSLGI, via the coding sequence TTGAAGGTTCTTTTCGTAGGAGATATCGTCGGTAATCCGGGTAGAAAAACCTTGGCGGGTTTGCTCCCCCGGGTAAGGGCTGAATGGGGACCCTTCGATTTCATTGTGGCCAACGTGGAGAACGCGGCCGGGGGGTTTGGGTTGACCGAGAAAGTCATGGAAGAGCTTTTCCGACAGGGCCTGGACGCCATGACAAGCGGCAACCATATCTGGGATAATAGGGAGGCTCTGCCTCTCCTGGAGGCGGAGAAACGGTTGGTCAGGCCTGCAAACTACCCGCCGTCGACACCGGGAACCGGTTCGACGGTGATCGAAAAAAAGGGTCTCAAATTGGGAATTCTTAATCTTCAGGGGAGGGTCTTCATGCAACCCATCGACTGTCCTTTCCGAAGGGCCGACGAAGAACTCCCGCTTTTGGAAGGATTGTCGGTGCTGGTGGATATTCATGCCGAAGCGACTTCGGAAAAACGGGCTATGTCGCTCTATCTTGATGGAAGGGTTTCGGCCGTCCTTGGCACCCATACCCACGTTCAGACCGCCGATGAGCATATCCTGGATGGTGGTACAGCCTATATTTCCGATGTAGGAATGACCGGCGGGCATGGAGGAGTTATCGGAATGGACAAGGAAGCCATCATCCATCGTTTTCTGACCGGCATGCCCACTAGGTTCGAGGTCTGCAAAAGCGACCTGAGAATGAACGCGGTTGTCATAGAGATCGATGAAGCGTCGGGCAGGAGCCTTTCGATAACCCGTCTTTCCCTGGGTATCTGA